Genomic segment of Peptostreptococcaceae bacterium:
GTATGGCCCGTCGGCCCTTACTCCCGAAAGTGTCAACACGGAAAGCACAAGTGAAACTCCTGCAGCTGAAAGGCCTATGATTCGAGCCATTCGAATTGACTTGAAAAGCGGTATTGCAAAAGCTGAAATAAATAAAATCAGGATGATGATTAGCGGGTAGCTATTGTAAAGTGGCAATTTATTCCCCTCCCATCTTCATAATTTCGTTTAGATCGATTGTACCGTAGTTTTCGTAAATGCGAATCGTAAGCGCCAAAGCAAACGCCGTGATGCTTACTGCAACAACTATTCCCGTAAGCATTAGTGCCGTGGGAATCGGATTGACATAACCTGACGCCGATTTTGCTGACCGTATTATTGGCGCTTCATTTCCTGTGATATATCCCTTGGCTATAAAAAACAGAAACACTGCCGTATCCATGATATTCATGCCTATTATTTTTTTAATCAGATTGCCATGAGCCAAAAGCGTTACAAATCCAACTCCAAACAAAATGATGGCTCCTGTT
This window contains:
- a CDS encoding cation:proton antiporter subunit C; translation: MGHLLVNYYETGAIILFGVGFVTLLAHGNLIKKIIGMNIMDTAVFLFFIAKGYITGNEAPIIRSAKSASGYVNPIPTALMLTGIVVAVSITAFALALTIRIYENYGTIDLNEIMKMGGE